A single genomic interval of Acidobacteriota bacterium harbors:
- a CDS encoding DUF6600 domain-containing protein — translation MRKLFAIAVILAVPAALLATDEPKYTNETVARLSYVEGQTFIQRASDLGFEEGILNMPIIEGDRIAASDGRTEVHIGRGNYLRMDQETKIDILNLPKKGEDLVRFRVWSGSVFVDIGRLAGEKTIEIHTADASFYILETGLYRVDVLETGKTEFLVYRGLAEAAGQEGSSLIKASQRITASEGRFTSRPALFIATADDGFDVWNEERSRDLRKEFAQRYLPEELEDFEDELLRHGRWVNIPPYGMVWVPMGVDDDWRPYHYGRWMWLPISGWTWLPYEPWGWATFHYGRWHWAVGYGWYWIPTSFWGPAWVNWWWDPYYYGWAPMSWYGYPGVLYGGRYYGRYYGDIYPYGSRALTVVRKDQLKATNISRAALRDDGLRTLTSMNLSSANLPHRPERGGISIQPIEGDRKILLRKETGTGLRDAGTAGTRPALRQPDAPARTDAPGRVTTPETKTGAGERGTAPPQERRIRRNDDSPETARTAAVSERPGAASRSIHGYPSSPAIRGRSTESDRSGSAVGSAVRRINSSSSSRSRISDDRRTSSSSSRSGTVSRGSSSSSSSRSGSGSVSRGSSSSGSSSGSGPTRSGSSGSSSGSRSGSSSAGSGSIKKK, via the coding sequence ATGAGAAAACTATTTGCGATCGCCGTTATCCTGGCTGTTCCGGCCGCCTTATTGGCGACGGACGAACCCAAATACACCAATGAGACCGTGGCTCGCTTGAGCTACGTCGAAGGCCAGACCTTCATTCAGAGAGCCTCGGATCTCGGCTTCGAAGAAGGGATCCTGAACATGCCCATCATTGAGGGCGACAGGATCGCCGCCTCGGACGGACGCACGGAAGTCCATATCGGCCGCGGCAACTACCTCCGGATGGACCAGGAGACCAAAATCGACATTCTGAATCTTCCCAAGAAAGGCGAGGATCTCGTACGATTTCGCGTCTGGTCGGGAAGCGTGTTTGTCGACATCGGCCGCCTGGCGGGAGAAAAAACCATCGAAATCCACACGGCCGACGCCTCGTTCTATATTCTGGAAACCGGCCTCTACCGCGTCGATGTCCTGGAAACCGGGAAAACCGAATTTCTGGTCTACCGCGGACTGGCGGAAGCGGCGGGACAGGAAGGGTCTTCGCTCATCAAAGCCTCCCAGAGAATCACGGCCTCCGAGGGTCGTTTCACATCGCGTCCCGCCTTGTTCATCGCCACAGCCGACGACGGGTTCGATGTTTGGAACGAGGAACGGAGCCGGGACCTCCGCAAAGAATTCGCTCAGCGCTATCTCCCCGAGGAACTTGAGGATTTTGAGGATGAACTTCTGCGGCACGGCCGTTGGGTGAACATCCCCCCTTACGGCATGGTCTGGGTTCCCATGGGCGTTGACGACGATTGGCGCCCCTATCATTACGGACGCTGGATGTGGCTTCCGATTTCCGGATGGACCTGGCTTCCCTATGAACCCTGGGGCTGGGCGACATTCCATTACGGCCGGTGGCATTGGGCCGTGGGTTACGGATGGTACTGGATTCCGACATCCTTCTGGGGCCCGGCCTGGGTTAACTGGTGGTGGGATCCCTATTACTATGGATGGGCTCCCATGAGCTGGTACGGTTATCCCGGAGTCTTGTACGGCGGCCGGTATTACGGACGATACTATGGGGATATTTATCCCTACGGATCGAGAGCGCTGACCGTTGTCCGCAAGGACCAGCTCAAGGCGACGAACATCTCCCGGGCGGCCTTGCGGGACGACGGCCTGCGAACACTGACATCCATGAATCTCTCCAGCGCGAATCTTCCCCATCGGCCCGAACGCGGCGGCATTTCCATCCAGCCGATTGAAGGCGACCGGAAGATTCTTCTTCGGAAAGAAACCGGAACGGGCCTCCGGGACGCCGGAACGGCCGGGACCCGTCCCGCTCTCAGGCAACCCGATGCGCCGGCGCGGACGGATGCGCCCGGACGTGTGACAACGCCGGAAACCAAAACCGGCGCCGGAGAACGGGGCACGGCGCCTCCGCAGGAACGGAGAATCCGCCGGAATGACGACTCGCCGGAAACGGCCCGGACCGCCGCCGTATCCGAACGCCCTGGGGCGGCTTCGAGATCCATTCACGGTTATCCCTCTTCCCCCGCCATTCGGGGAAGAAGCACGGAATCGGACCGGTCGGGATCCGCGGTCGGGTCAGCCGTTCGGAGAATCAACAGCAGTTCCTCAAGCCGAAGCCGGATTTCGGACGACAGGCGGACATCGTCTTCTTCCTCGCGTTCGGGAACCGTGAGCCGGGGTTCGTCGTCATCCTCTTCGTCACGCTCGGGATCCGGATCGGTCAGCCGGGGCTCTTCATCCTCCGGTTCTTCGAGCGGTTCAGGGCCAACGCGGTCCGGGTCTTCGGGATCGAGTTCGGGTTCGCGATCAGGGTCTTCGAGCGCAGGCTCCGGAAGCATCAAGAAAAAATAA